A segment of the Xenorhabdus bovienii SS-2004 genome:
AGCTCCCAATGTACGCGCTGCCTGTTCCAGACGACGATCAATGCTTTCCAGCGCCAGCCGGATCGCTCTGACCATCAAGGGAAAAGCCACGACTGCCGAAGCCAACGCCGCTCCCGTCCAACTAAATGCGAAGCTGATGCCAAACCAATCATAAAGAAATTCGCCGATGACACCACGGCGCCCCATGCTGAGCAGCAGCAGATATCCTACAACCACTGGCGGTAATACCAGCGGCAGATGGATAATGCTATCCAGCAGGGATTTCCCGAAAAACTGGCAGCGAGCCAGAACCCATGCCATCAATATCCCTAATGGCAAACTGAATAACACCGAGATACCTGAGATTTTTAAACTCAGTAAAATCGCCTGCCATTCATATTCACTTAACATCTCCAAAAGATCAGTTCCTACAGTGGACTGAAACCATAGTGTTTGAAAATGACTGCGGCTTCAGGGGTTTTGAGATAATCATAAAAATCACGGACGGCCTGATTTTCATGACCTTTAATAATTGCGATAGGATATTCCACTGGTTTATGACTCTCTGATGGGAATATACCGACTACTTTCACTTTCTTGCTGGCAACGGCATCAGAACCATAGACAATTCCCAACGGTACTTCTGCCCGCTCTACCAGCGCCATACCACTACGTACATTGTTAGTACGTGCCATCAGTGGATTGACCACTTCCCATGCTCCCAGAGATTGCAGCGACTCTTTGGCATAAATGCCGACAGGGACATGATCGGGATCACCTACAGCCAGACGCCCATCTGCCAGCAGAGATTTCCATTTTGTTTCTCGATCGATGTCGATTTTATCCAGCTTGCTCTCTTTGGGTGCAATCAAGACAAGTTGATTACCTAACAAAGTATGACGAGTATTGTCAGCAATCAGTTTTTTGCCTGCGACATAGTCCATCCATTGCTGATCAGCAGAAACAAAGATATCAGCGGGGGCGCCATGCTCAATCTGACGTGCCAGTGTTGACGATGAGGCATAAGAGGCAACAATGTCACCCTGTTGTTCTTTTTTGTACTGAACGGCAATATCGTTAAGTGCATTGGTCAATGACGCTGCCGCAAAAACGGTCACTTTTTCTGCACTCCAGCTATTCCCAACCAGCGCAAAATAAACCACAGCCCCTGTCAACAATTGGTACAGGCTCTTTTTCATTTCGTATTCCACTTATGATAACCAATATGGTGCGCTGTATATAACAAGATACAACGTTAAATGAAAATACTATTCTGGGATTAATCGGCAACTTGTGAGCCACTTTTAGCTTTTATGTTAATCCAGTCAGAAATTGCAGTTCAGGAAGGAAACAAAAGTTGCCAGTAAGCGGGAATTCAATCAGATGGACAGGTAATGAGGGGAAAAAGAAATTACCCGGCAGAACCGGGTAACAGAAACACTAACGGTAAAATCAGATCAAGGCTGCCGTTCGGTATTTCCTGTTTTGGAAATAACGTTGAACACTGCGCCAAGCCCGTAAATCAGCCCCAAAATCAGTGCCATCACAACAGGAACCATGATCAACGCAAACGCCATACTTCCAATCAACTCAAACATGCAAACCTCATATCATGAGTGACCATAATTCAGCCAAAAAATTAACTGTGCAACATTCGGCGTTATTTTTCCTTAATGGAAAAACGGTGCTTCATGACACAGGCGGTGATCTCACTATTCTAGACAATAAAAAAGTAACAGTAACCGACGAAACGTGCGATTCTTACGGTCATCCTGTAAGAAACTCTCAAATATTTGCCTGAAATGAATCACTATGCAAGCCGAAATATTGTTAATACTCAAATTACAGCAACGTCTTTTCGCTGATCCTCGGC
Coding sequences within it:
- the modB gene encoding molybdate ABC transporter permease subunit, producing MLSEYEWQAILLSLKISGISVLFSLPLGILMAWVLARCQFFGKSLLDSIIHLPLVLPPVVVGYLLLLSMGRRGVIGEFLYDWFGISFAFSWTGAALASAVVAFPLMVRAIRLALESIDRRLEQAARTLGASSLKVFFTITLPLSLPGVIVGAVLAFARSLGEFGATITFVSNIPGETRTIPLAMYTLIETPGAETAAARLCVIAIVLALVSLMLSEWLTRWGRKRLGAAC
- the modA gene encoding molybdate ABC transporter substrate-binding protein, which gives rise to MKKSLYQLLTGAVVYFALVGNSWSAEKVTVFAAASLTNALNDIAVQYKKEQQGDIVASYASSSTLARQIEHGAPADIFVSADQQWMDYVAGKKLIADNTRHTLLGNQLVLIAPKESKLDKIDIDRETKWKSLLADGRLAVGDPDHVPVGIYAKESLQSLGAWEVVNPLMARTNNVRSGMALVERAEVPLGIVYGSDAVASKKVKVVGIFPSESHKPVEYPIAIIKGHENQAVRDFYDYLKTPEAAVIFKHYGFSPL
- a CDS encoding AcrZ family multidrug efflux pump-associated protein gives rise to the protein MFELIGSMAFALIMVPVVMALILGLIYGLGAVFNVISKTGNTERQP